From Arachis hypogaea cultivar Tifrunner chromosome 3, arahy.Tifrunner.gnm2.J5K5, whole genome shotgun sequence:
gatttaaatgttacaggttagtgcttcccttggtaaaatagcatacatcaagggggagccatgtgataatttgaaagggggagaaattcaatcttcaaagggagtactcgtactcaaatctttaaatttctttccattttaattttaataatgtttgtcatcaagggggagattgatgagtttggaaaactctaaattaaattgataatgatcaaacattattaacagcaaaattattaatttattcttgaTTAAAGTATGATTTTTGCTGTGTAGATTCCTTAATGGGCCGAAAATAAGATTCTGATGCAAGCCCAACAATATTCAGCCTTGGTTTGATGCTAGAATGTATGATGAGTATGGCTGAATTATTTATTGTGCTAAATGGGCCAGATTAAGTTATTATTACTACAAGCCCAAAGAAAGCTTTCCTATTTGTTCAATGCTTGATCCAAAAATTCATCAGAAAAACAAATGTTATTATTGGGCCAGAATTCAAATAGTATCATAAGCCCAATTTGTTGTGCATGCCTGGTTCGAAAGAAAAATGGAATTGGGGCACAATGGTTAAAATAATGAAAACCCAATTCATTGAATCTTGGTTGCATGCTTCCAACGGACTTCACACTTTAACTTGTGgtggaatttaaattttatcaagTAAAGTTAATGCAGTCCTtggaaatatgaaagagaaaaggtCAAAGTGATATGATGGCAATTAATGGTAGCTTACACGCTACTACACAAAGCATGGAGAAATGCACCTAATTAATTTATCTATCATAACACTCATagctttgcttttattttctctttcttctctctctatttgcttttcttctttttagtaaTTACCCAGGAAACAATGGGAGCTATGTTCAGCaaccaaaagaaagaagaagatgcatGCTTCAAGACCATCgaactaatgatggcaagaaaacataacaaaataaaagtatgctgtggctggctgagattatcaccaaaagtggtaagatttggtgaggtaatctcgggtccttcatactcaaaaagaaagaaggagattcGTCCTGCAAGTAggagattcttggaggcatggtttgtctctgattctgctcaaccaccacaggaagtagctagagtggcgaagtgatggaagaggcagagattgtagcagatgaagccatcatcatcatgaagcatcaagggccagaaatccatcttggagagcaagccaaggatggagcgctcggattgatgaagagtgatgaccaaggaagaactagaggtatttgcatgttgggttttgcatgagttacctcttctctctctgtggccgaaccggttctgttttgaaggaaaagaagttaagcttggtttttgtttcaactgtgaaggcttctcttctctataaaaggagtgaacagtcatggtttgaagcaaggagttagaagtaagcagtgagagtgcaaggcacaggattctcagagctacctaagcttacagattttcttctccttcaatgtattatgttttatatttttctgtttaattttgtcatgtcttgagtctcatggaaaaaggcaaacagtgaggtttgtatgaaaaagtcatagagcggaaaaaggcagagagtgcaaaattaaaagaaaaaagccatagatgtcttagagttcctttgttcatctatgttgtgtttcatgattctgtggaaatccccttgtaagttgggttagcactttacaatttgtaatctggatgattatagtgaaattccatcattgttgtgatggagactggatgtaggctgcattgcacttagcagctgaaccaggatatatctgggtgtaatcttctctctctacgtcttcatttctgtttctgctgcacaggagctaaaataaaaaatgtctcgtgccaagtgacgagacaaaagtaaaaagtctcgtggctagggacgagacaaaaacagaaaagtctcctcaaagaccaGAAAGTGTAATCAGGAAAaatggggctaagattcaaccccccttctcttagccactgaaaccatcaatacTTCTGCGATAAAACTATGaaggaataagaataagaaaagatgaagaaatttttattgattgttgattgattgaattgtaaactatgaaggtaaaactaagtatatatagaacattggCCTATGAaacataaaagcaaataaagaaaagataaagataaagataagataataaagactaaaattgtaattgaatttatgtattctattGGGCTAAATTTGTGGGCCGcaagacttctttattgttgtcatgagctaaggtggaagagtagtttaatacaCCCCGGCAAGCTAGTGGATGGAAGATGTCAATAATCTACAGCTTGAATAAGTTCTGATAAAATTGTTGAGGAAGACGTGTCTGACGTGGTGACGTGGAGGAAGATGCGTGCGGCGAAGCTTGAGCTGGCGGcgacaaaaatataaaaggagatgctgtgcttGAGCAATGATCTTAAAAAAGTACGTAGAGCACGATAAAATTGATCTTCAGAGGGCGCATATAGCACAATTAGAGTGGTCTTCAGAGGGCGTGTAGAGCGCAATAAAAAAGGGCGTGTAAAGCGCAATAAGAGAGGGCGCGTAAAGCgcgataaaattaaaaaaggaacTACTAAAACAAAATACAGATTTAACTGCTGAAAAAGAATGCAGATGAAATTGCCAGAAGAAGACGCAGATGAAATTGCCGGAAGAAGACGCAGACAAGTCACAGTGACTATTCCATGAATGATTGTTGTTTCCTATTATAACGGGGATAACCAAGACTGATGTTGGATTTTTGCTTGGATGCATGTAATAGAGATTGGTTAGATTTTGAGCTAAATTGGAATTGTGGGAGgaggttgaaaaagaagtagGGTGATCACCGGAAAGATGATAGCTTATGTATCTTCTTCAAAAAGGATACcacggctctgataccatgataaaattgtgaaagaataagaaaaaaagaagaagaatattaTACTTTGTATTTCTTGATTgattgaatttttttgaattatgaaggtaaaactaaatatatatagagcattgacCTATGAaacataaaagcaaataaagataagataaagataaagataagataataaagactaaaattgtaattgaatttatgtattctattGGGTTGAATTTGTGGGCTGAATTTGTAGGCTACGAGACTTCTTTATTATTGTCATGAGCTAAGgtggaagagtagtttaatatggtatcagagctaaaTTAAAAGATTGATTATTCATTGTTGGAGgaggttgaaaaagaagtagGGTGATTTCTCACTGGAAAAAATGATAGCTTAtgtatcctcttcaaggaggataccacgGCTCTAATACCATGACAAAACTATGaaggaataagaataagaaagatgaagaaattttattaattgatgattgattgaattgtaaactatgaagataaaactaagtatatatagagcattggcCTATGAAACATAAAAGCAAATGacgataagataaagataaagataagataataaagactaaaattgtaattgaatttatgtattttattgggctgaatttgtggaacacaagacttctttattgttgtcatgggctaaggtggaagagtAGTTCAATATGCAAACGAAACTTCCAGAGGAAGGTGCATATGAAACTGTATATAGCTATCAATCTGCGGAGGAGAAGCAAAAGAAGATCCGAGAGTTGACTGCCGAGTTAGAGACCACAAATCAACGATGCAAAGTTTATAGCGCAAACCTGCTGGCTGTGCTAAGGGATATGGAAGAACAAAAGATGAACCTATCTGTTAAGGTCCAAAATGTAAGACTTAGTTTGAAAGAGTGACTGCATTCTTTTGCAGAGTAGGAACACACCCAACAAAACATGTAGGTGGAATGTATTATTGTGAAGTAGTGTAATACTTGTGAAAGtgtggtaaaaataaaaaaaatcaatgcctTAAGAGTTTTGGACTGAAAAGCAAACACACACTTAACTAGCTCTCATTGTAGaatcatttttttctcttttcttgttaGCAATTGAGACTGAAACCTTGGCAGTGCATTCTTCCTCGCCGTAGTTTTAATCAGCACTACTCTGTACTCTCCAACACCATTCATAAGTAACCACGAACCAGAAAATGTCGCCGCCCAAGCCAGAGCTTCCCTTTCTGGACAAGCCCCTGCCGCCGCTTGCAAAATAAGAAGATTTTATATGGGATATCCTCATATAAATCCAAGATACTAGTAACACCAAACGGGATATGCTAGTAACGATGCAAGATAATCCCTATGCATATCACTTAGGGAAACACCCTTAAATGGACCAAATGTTTTTCATTGAAGGGAAGCCAAAAGGTTGATAAAAAACCTATGGAATCATTGTTTGAACTTGAGGAATAATTGTAATTAGCTCAAAAACTGATAAATTGCTCTTGTTAAATCTTAAAAAAGAACATGAGTAGCATTAGACAGTATGCCCTTGGGGGCGGGGGACATCAATTATTGGACTATCTAAAGCGCTTGCAAGTAGAGAATCCAGCCTTCTTTTATGCAGTCCAGAATGATAATGATCACTCGGCTAGTAATATATTTTGGGCCGGTGCAACATCTAGAGTGAACTACTCTAATTTTGAAGATGCTATTATATTGGACACCACCTATAAGACTAACCGGTATCGGATGCCATTTGCCTATTTCACTGGATTTAATCATCATGGCCTACCGGTGCTATTTGGTTGTGCGTTGATTTTAAATGAAGCTGAATCTTCATATATATGGCTATTTAGGACTTTTCTCCAAGCCATGTATGGTCACTATCCTGTCTCCATTACAACAGAATTTGATCCTTCATAGAGTCattattctttgacatctctacaaaacacaaaaatagtaacgacaaagagttacaaaagaggaagaaaaaggaaataagtacagaaacaagtcagacaaataGACAAACAAATACCCAAAGCAGTCCGAACTAAGGACGGATTAgtcaaaaatctttttgtatcaagatgaggTGGTTTTCCCcagagatcctcaagaacaactatAAAAGCGCGTTCAACATCATccagcatctcccaggtatagcgagacactcttacatccttctgccactctagagggaaggagggctcgtcattttcatcaagaaaaaagggggcgggccccctcaacagctcgaactctaaagaagtaattcttgaagtccttaaaggactcatcatacatcgcaaacactttatggccctgagcggaccggaaagaaacccaagaagctttcttttttgaagaaccgccaggcttggcagaaacaaacaagtaaagaaacagagtctGGGAAGGTATTATATCTAGTTCAcggcagagaagttgaaaaattttaataaaaccccaagaattggggtgaagttgggatggagcaatattacacgaccacaacaggtcggtttcaaaagcagtaaaaggaaaagtaacattcaattggctgaaaaagtattcataggcatagaagaagggacgctccctctcaatggaagtcggaaagcaaaccctctcatcagaatcaggagcaacaagctcgtaatccccctcgcgagcattgttaccacaaatcctatgacgcttcctcagctctgtgcaaaattcagcgtccacaacggaaacacacaacaaaacaagggagtccagccaatcagacatcccctcaggaactctggaagacatctctacaatgttattgcgagaagacatggggccaactaaatcctacaagtaagaaaagaaaatgaggttactacaaacatctcggacaaaggggaaaacaactcggtcaatgCTTCTGAAGCAATaaaaagcaagaaaaggaaaaccccaagactcaaaccaaagtcccggggcatcctttggaggcagcaatAATGCAAGGTTTCCAGATCACATCCTTTGGATTCAAAGCAACAAGCATTTTTATCAAAGAAAAAACACAGCAAATCATCACAGAGCCTACCAAACAAAACATTCCCAAAGCAACAAAGCATGGGACCATTAAAGACGcaacctttttttaaaaaagatcatACAGGAAGCAATCTCCAAAAGTAAGAAACAGATACAGATCTTTTACCAGTATCAAAAGCAACCAGAAAGCAACAGTAAAACCCCAGAAAGCCTCAACAGAAATTCCAAGAAAAAccacaagaaggaagataagaAAAGCATATCATAGCAACGAGTAAAAGATCGCAAAAGGtccaaactttcaaacatgcaaaaccAGAACTTCACCAAAATTAAAGACGAAGCCACGAAGAAGACGAGAAAAGCTATTACCAACCTGGAAAGAACAAGCGAGCTTCAACAAAAAACCAAAGGAGGAAGACGAAAATTTGGGAATACGAACAAGAGCAATGTCGCCGGAAGAAACACAAAGACCCCAAGCTCCAATGCCAAATGACGCCGCACCACAAGGAAAACAGAAATGCAAACGAAAAAACAAAGAGTGGAGAGAACTaagaaaagaagttacgaaaaaagcaaaagaagagaaaccgttttcggGGTTTTAAAATCCAAAGTAAAAGAGCCTaaaggaaacggggcaattaatgctcaaaattaaaaagcattaaaccctcgcacgttcccaaaaaagcgtcggtataaaagcgcgcgtcttttagaagaaaacgttctacattaaaaaaagactctacaaagaaaaggaatcgacaaaatgcttgagtttgaCTTCActtaagaaggaccgaagtcaaggactcgacctccaaaggaagaaccgagctcaagcaggggcactgttcataccctgggtcaagatgaccgacccgggatgtttagcgacaaggcgactgacctcttcaggtcagactatccaacctcttcctaaagagctcggccaaatcaataggaaagcccaaataaagggcccaaattgaggaacacgacccaaatccagaggcaatcccagcctacagagataaaggcagttccgttgaagataagctgacctcacccaaagataagataagataagataagataactaacttatcttatctagaaaggtcacttctcaccattataaatacactggagcacccaggtataactcatactctgattctactcaatacctgcttaatacctttgctaacttaagtatcggagtcccttgcaggtaccccccaccctccggggacgaaggatcagcaccaccaccaagtccaacaaatcggacacATCAGTTCCGACCGCCGTACActtgccggacacgtcggctccgaccaacacagaagatctcgtctgagatcgacctacagtttcaggtaaccctcggaacacttggcatgaaagggaattaaaagcaGATTATGACACCATTAACACTAACCCACTTTTAAAAACACCATCTCTTATGAAAAAACAAGTTGCAAGTCTTTATATAAGAAAGATATTCTTGAAATTTTAGGATGAGTTTATAGAGACTATGGCTAATCCTGATACAAAAATTGAAGATTCAGCAACTATCACTACTTACCGAGTAGCTAAATTTGGAGAGAAGACTAAATCTCAAATCGTTACTTTTAACTCTTTTGAGATGAAAGCTAGTTGCAGCTGTTTGATGTTTGCATATTCAGGAACTATTTGTAGGCATATATTATCAGTTTTCAGGGCTAAGAATGTTCTGAGACTTCCATCTCAGTATGTTTTGAAACGATGGACAAGGAACGCAAAAGCTGGTGGCTTTTCAGATGAACATGCTTCTGAGTTTCCAAGTAGTTTTGGTGATAGTGTAACAGTTCGTTACAACAACCTGTGACAAGAAGCAATAAGATATGTAGAAGAAGGTGCAAAATCCATATGATAAAACTATGaaggaataagaataagaaaatataaagaaatttctattgattgttgattgattgaattgtaaactatgaaggtaaaactaagtatatatagagcattggcctatgaaagataaaagtaaataaagataagataaagataaaaataagataaagataggataagatcaagactaaaattataattgaatttgtgtattttgttgggctgaatttgtgggccacgagacttctttattgttgtcatgagctgaggtggaagagtagtttaatacgcCCTTGCAAGCTGGTGGATGGAAGACGTCAATAATCCACAGTTTGGATAAGTTCCGATGAAATTTTTTAGGAAGACGCGTCTGACGTGGTGATGCGGAGGAAGATGCGTGCGATGGAACTTGAGCTTCCggcggcaaaaatataaaaggagatgctgtgcttgagcagcgatcttaaaaacaaaaacaaaaaataagcatGTATAGCACAATAAGATTGATCTATTGATCTTTAGAGGGCGCGTATGTCGCAATAAATTCAAAGGGTGTGTAGAGCGCGATAAAAAAAGAGGGTGCGTGGAGCGCAATAAGAGTGCAGATAAAACTGCTAAAACATATGCAGATTGAACTGCTGAAACAGAATGCAGACATGACTACTGAAACAGAATGCAGACGAAACTCTCGGAATAAGGTGCAGATGAAACTGCCGGAAGAAGGCGCATAAAGGCCATAGTGACTATTCAATGAATGATAGTTGTTTCCTGTTAGAACAGGTGTAATCAAGACTGAGATTGTATTTTTACTTGGATGGATGTAATAGAGATTGGTTAGATTTAGAGTTAAATTAAAAGATTGATTATTCATCGTCGGAGGACGTTGAAAAAGAAGTAGGGTGATTTGTCACCGAAAAGATGATAGCTTATGTATCCTCTTCAAGGAAGATAAcaaggctctgataccatgataaaactacgaaggaataagaataagaaaagatgaagaaatttttattgattgttgattgattgaattgtaaactatgaaggtaaaactaagtatCTATAGAGCATTGGCCTATGAAAGACAAaagtaaataaagataagataaagataaaaataagataaagataagataagataaagtctaaaattataattgaatttgtgtattctgttgggctgaatttgtgggtcacgagacttctttattgttgtcatgggttgAGGTGGAAGAGTATTTTAATACACCCCAGCAAGCTGGTGGATGGAAGACGTCAATAATCCATAGGTTGGAAAAGTTCCGATGAAATTGTTGGGGAAGACGCATCTGACTTGGTGACGCAGAAGAAGATGCGAGTTTAATACGCCCCCGGAAGAAGGTGCAGATAAAACTACCGGAAGAAAGCGCATACAGGCCATAGTGACTAATTCAATCAATCACTAAGGATAAGTGCGAAATTTTGGAGCTACACATGATGGAACAAAAAGTGAAAGAATTGTTGCAAAGTAAAAAGTACTTATTGGTTCTAGATGACGTATGGATAAGAAACCAACAACTGAAGTTTGGATTAAGCGAAGACAAATGGGAGCATTTGAAATCTGTTTTGTCTTGTGGATCTATAGGAACCTCCATTTTAGTGTCCACTCGTGATAAGGATGTTGATTGTTGCAGCAATCATGGGAACATCCCCAGCTCATGATTTGTCTGGTCTCTCCGAGGATGATTGTTGGTCATTATTCAAACAGTGCGCAATTGGACCTGACAAAAAAGGGAATGAAGAGCTAATAAACATAGGCAAGGAGAGAGTGAAGAAGTGTGGAGAATTACCCTTTGCATCAAAAGCACTAGGAGGTCTGATGCGCTCGAGAAATACCAAGAAAGAATGGCTTGAGCTTAAGGGAAGTAGCCTATGGACTTTGTCGAATGAAAATCATATTTTGCCTGCATTGAGGTTGAGCTACTTTCATCTAACACCAACATTGAAGCAGTGTTTTGCTTTCTGTGCCATATTTCCTAAAGATACAGAAATCCTAAAGCAAGATTTGATTCATCTTTGGATGGCTAGTGACTTTATTTCTTCTCGGGCAAACCTGGATATAGAAAAGGTTGGTAACATGATTTGGAATGAATTATATAATAAATCATTCTTTCAAGATGTCAAGATCAATGATGAGTCaggtaaaatttatttcaaaatgcATGATCTAGTCCATGATCTTGCTCAATCAATTGTAGAGCAAGAATGTATGTTTCTAGAGAAATCAAACCTGATTGACTTGCCAAGAAACACACATCATATAGGTTTTGAGTGTGGTGGCCAAACTGAAACACCAATAGAAAAAGGGAGCATGTGAGAAAATTGACTCCTTGAGGACATTATATCAACTGAAATGGGATGGTTATTTTCAAAACAACTATGATTGGCTTCCAAGAAATAGTTCTCTTTGAGTTTTGTGTTACAGATTTTCCAAATTTCTTTCACTCAGGAATTTCAGCCACTTGAGATATCTTGCGCTTTGTGGTCTAGATATTAAGACCATTCCTGATTCTCTTTACAGTTTGCATAAATTAGAAATCTTGAAACTAAGTAATTGTGGGAAGCTTTATAGTCTACCAAAAAACTTGACTCGGTTACAAAATCTCCGACATCTTGTCCTTGTGGTTGTGATTCAATATCTCATATGTGTCCATACATTCACGAATGTGTGTATTGAGAACATTGTGTATACATTGTGAAATACTAAGGTTTGATAAACCATATTTGGGATGAGCTACTTCGAAGACAACGATGTGATGGTGAAACTAAGCTTTCATAATAAATATAGAACCGCAATCCCATTGGGACATCTGAAGGAGTAGGTTTCAGTAGAAAAAATTCTAAGCCGCCATCATCCAAGTTATACAGAACTATCTTTGAAGTTGATGCCACCGCCATAAGAAGAGTATTTCCCCAGATATATAATGGGTGTAACTCAGCACCAGTAAGCAGTGATGGGTGGCAGTGGATGGTGGCTAATCTAGTCCAAGATTGAGGCATTCCATATTCCTTCAGCAGCCTCACAGACCAATGAGTTTTTTCATGGCTGCAACAAAATTCAAGGCAATTCTTCAGCACACATAAGTGTGGAAAGATGAAGAATTTATTTTTCGGAGCCTTGAGGTTGAGGGGCAGAGAAAACTCACTACAAGTCTCCTTCACCAAGTCAAGGGAAAGAACCAAGTAATCCAGAGTGCCATGCCAATGAATGCAATTAAGAGTGGCGGTGCCAGGCACAAATACTCCTTTACCATCACCAATTATCCTTTTAAATGCGGTATCTTGAATGATTCTCTTCGAAGGGTTCGGACAAAATGCACGAATTCTGGTTTCAGATCTAAGCGGGTCCTGTTTATGTATCTGATTTACAACCGCAACAAACTTGTACTCGTCATTCACATGATCATATCCGAAGCCGCAAACTCCTATGAAATCTTGAATTTCCAGCGGTTGGGATGTCAATCCAGTACAGGGATTCCACAGCATGATTAAATTATCCATGTCAGTAATGTCTTGCAAGCAAACCAATCTGTTGCAAGAGTTAATAATTTTGTGGCAACTTTTTCCTGCGAAGCGAACGACATCAGTAGGTTGGGAAGGTTCTCGAACAAGCACCGTACCGAGAAATCTCCGAATTTTTTGTATCTGTAGAACCAACAACCATGATAAACAACTCGTGGATGGCTAAAACTTGGATCAGCAGTGATTAAACGTACATGGTCGTTAGCGAATTGGGAGCTGGAAATTAAAGTTCTCCATGAACTGCACACACTCTGAAACCTAAGCAGCGACCTCGCCGGAAGCCACAGCAATATTTCTCTGATGATTTCATCCAGAAGGACTGAAAAAGCGGTCCCAATGGGGTTCCGGTTGAAGGCAGCAGCCATTTCAGGCCATTTCTGGTGACTCTCAAACGCTTCATATTCCTCTTGTCATAATCCCTAGGCTGCGTCATAACTACTTGAAGGGGAGATTAACGCTATTTGGATTTCGGCGGAGGTTGGTGAAGAATGGCGATGGTGGCGATGGCGAAAATGTTTCCTAACAAACTTGGCAGGTCGACGCTATTTTCTTCCAGTTTAATATACcacggctctgataccatgataaaactataaaggaataagaataagaaaagatgaagaaatttttattgattgttgattgattgaattgtaaactatgaaggtaaaactaagtatCTATAGAGCATTGACCTATGAAAGACAAaagtaaataaagataaaaataagataaagataagataagataagataagataaagactaaaattataattgaatttatgtattctattgggctgaatttgtgggtcaCTAGACTTcgttattgttgtcatgggctgaggtggaagagtagtttaatatgCCCACGCAAGCTGGTGGATGGAAGACGTCAATAATCCACAGCTTGGATAAGTTCCGATGAAATTGTTAAGGAAGACGCGTCTGACTTGGTGACGCAGAGGAAGATGCGAGTTCAATACGCCCCCGGAAGAAGGTGCAAATGAAACTGCCGGAAGAAGGCGCATACAGGCCATAGTGACTAATTCAATCAATCACTAAGGATAAGTGCGAAATTTTGGAGCTACACATGATGGAACAAAAAGTGAAAAAATTGTTGCAAAGTAAAAATTACTTATTGGTTCTAGATGATGTATGGATAAGAAACCAACAACTAGAGTTTGGATTAAGCGAAGACAAATGGGAGCATTTGAAATCTGTTTTGTCTTGTGGATCCATAGGAACCTCTATTTTAGTGTCCACTCGTGAtaaggatgttgcagcaatcatGGGAACATCCTCAG
This genomic window contains:
- the LOC112782697 gene encoding F-box/kelch-repeat protein At3g23880-like, with amino-acid sequence MAAAFNRNPIGTAFSVLLDEIIREILLWLPARSLLRFQSVCSSWRTLISSSQFANDHIQKIRRFLGTVLVREPSQPTDVVRFAGKSCHKIINSCNRLVCLQDITDMDNLIMLWNPCTGLTSQPLEIQDFIGVCGFGYDHVNDEYKFVAVVNQIHKQDPLRSETRIRAFCPNPSKRIIQDTAFKRIIGDGKGVFVPGTATLNCIHWHGTLDYLVLSLDLVKETCSEFSLPLNLKAPKNKFFIFPHLCVLKNCLEFCCSHEKTHWSVRLLKEYGMPQSWTRLATIHCHPSLLTGAELHPLYIWGNTLLMAVASTSKIVLYNLDDGGLEFFLLKPTPSDVPMGLRFYIYYESLVSPSHRCLRSSSSQIWFIKP